The following coding sequences lie in one Cucurbita pepo subsp. pepo cultivar mu-cu-16 chromosome LG13, ASM280686v2, whole genome shotgun sequence genomic window:
- the LOC111808208 gene encoding AP2/ERF and B3 domain-containing transcription factor RAV1-like, with translation MDASSIDESSGSDSTSISPVTPLLFHSSPAPGMPHEAESRKLPSSRFKGVVPQPNGRWGAQIYEKHQRVWLGTFNQEHHAANAYDIAALRFRGRDAVTNFKSLEDDDDNDGMEGEFLKSHSKMEIVDMLRKHTYNEELEQRKRQRGAIAAANTAVHHSGSDSKREVLFEKTVTPSDVGKLNRLVIPKQHAEKNFPMGEGVGSGKGMLLNLEDMGGKVWRFRYSYWNSSQSYVLTRGWSRFVKEKSLRAGDVVRFLRSTGADKQLYIDGKAISEGGVKAISEGGVKAVHVVKLFGVNILEVPLPVGRCGGEPKNQGVLLELQPSKKQRIIKAL, from the coding sequence ATGGATGCGAGTTCTATAGACGAAAGCAGCGGCAGCGACTCCACCTCCATTTCTCCCGTCACTCCATTACTCTTCCACTCATCCCCGGCGCCTGGGATGCCCCATGAGGCGGAGTCTCGGAAGCTTCCATCTTCCCGTTTCAAAGGAGTGGTCCCCCAGCCCAATGGCCGATGGGGGGCCCAGATTTACGAGAAGCATCAAAGAGTCTGGCTGGGGACATTCAACCAAGAACACCACGCTGCCAACGCCTACGACATCGCTGCCCTCCGCTTCCGTGGGCGCGATGCCGTCACCAACTTCAAATCCCTGGAGGACGACGATGATAATGATGGTATGGAGGGCGAGTTTCTGAAGTCCCACTCCAAGATGGAGATCGTGGACATGCTCCGGAAACACACGTACAATGAGGAGCTGGAGCAGAGGAAGCGGCAGCGTGGGGCCATAGCGGCGGCTAATACGGCTGTCCACCATTCGGGGTCTGATTCGAAGAGGGAAGTGTTGTTTGAGAAAACGGTGACGCCGAGTGACGTGGGGAAGTTGAACCGGCTGGTGATACCGAAGCAGCACGCGGAGAAGAATTTCCCGATGGGGGAGGGGGTGGGTTCAGGGAAAGGAATGCTTCTGAACTTGGAGGATATGGGAGGGAAAGTTTGGCGGTTCCGGTACTCGTATTGGAATAGTAGCCAGAGCTATGTGTTGACTAGGGGGTGGAGCCGGTTCGTGAAAGAGAAGAGTCTCCGAGCCGGGGATGTGGTTCGGTTCCTCCGCTCCACCGGGGCGGATAAGCAGCTTTACATCGATGGAAAGGCGATAAGTGAAGGGGGGGTGAAGGCGATAAGTGAAGGGGGGGTGAAGGCGGTTCATGTGGTCAAGCTTTTTGGAGTCAATATTCTGGAAGTGCCGCTGCCGGTGGGTCGTTGCGGCGGGGAGCCAAAGAACCAAGGGGTATTATTGGAATTGCAACCTTCCAAGAAGCAGAGAATAATCAAAGCtttgtaa